From the genome of Triticum aestivum cultivar Chinese Spring chromosome 3B, IWGSC CS RefSeq v2.1, whole genome shotgun sequence, one region includes:
- the LOC123070564 gene encoding transcription initiation factor TFIID subunit 11 isoform X3 has translation MKDPFEAAVEEQESPPDSPAPPEEDPATAAPNTTAEDYDGSAGAGSSRAPPPRPRPSALAAPSTSVAPAAAKAKVRPHKEQDDDDDEEDPMEVDLDKLPSGTSDPDKLAKMNALLSQFTEDQMNRYESFRRSGFQKSNMKKGSTPEL, from the exons ATGAAGGACCCCTTCGAGGCGGCCGTTGAGGAGCAGGAGTCCCCGCCGGATTCGCCGGCGCCGCCCGAGGAGGACCCTGCCACAGCGGCCCCCAACACAACCGCCGAGGACTATGACGGCAGCGCGGGCGCCGGTAGttcgcgcgccccgccgccgcggccgcggcctTCGGCGCTAGCCGCGCCCTCGACCTCCGTAGCCCCGGCGGCGGCGAAGGCCAAGGTCCGGCCCCATAAGGAgcaggatgacgacgacgacgaggaagaccCCATGGAGGTCGACCTCGACAAGCTGCCTTCCGGCACCAGCGATCCCGACAAGCTCGCCAAGATGAA TGCTTTGTTATCCCAATTTACAGAAGATCAGAtgaaccggtatgagtcattccgGAGATCTGGATTTCAGAAATCTAACATGAAAAAG
- the LOC123070564 gene encoding transcription initiation factor TFIID subunit 11 isoform X2 codes for MKDPFEAAVEEQESPPDSPAPPEEDPATAAPNTTAEDYDGSAGAGSSRAPPPRPRPSALAAPSTSVAPAAAKAKVRPHKEQDDDDDEEDPMEVDLDKLPSGTSDPDKLAKMNALLSQFTEDQMNRYESFRRSGFQKSNMKKLLASITGSH; via the exons ATGAAGGACCCCTTCGAGGCGGCCGTTGAGGAGCAGGAGTCCCCGCCGGATTCGCCGGCGCCGCCCGAGGAGGACCCTGCCACAGCGGCCCCCAACACAACCGCCGAGGACTATGACGGCAGCGCGGGCGCCGGTAGttcgcgcgccccgccgccgcggccgcggcctTCGGCGCTAGCCGCGCCCTCGACCTCCGTAGCCCCGGCGGCGGCGAAGGCCAAGGTCCGGCCCCATAAGGAgcaggatgacgacgacgacgaggaagaccCCATGGAGGTCGACCTCGACAAGCTGCCTTCCGGCACCAGCGATCCCGACAAGCTCGCCAAGATGAA TGCTTTGTTATCCCAATTTACAGAAGATCAGAtgaaccggtatgagtcattccgGAGATCTGGATTTCAGAAATCTAACATGAAAAAG